In Phacochoerus africanus isolate WHEZ1 chromosome 14, ROS_Pafr_v1, whole genome shotgun sequence, one genomic interval encodes:
- the PGAP3 gene encoding post-GPI attachment to proteins factor 3 isoform X2 has product MAWRTARLMLLAGAAALASGSQGDREPVYRDCLLQCEERNCSGGALKHFRSRQPIYMSLAGWTCRDDCKYECMWVTVGLYLQEGHKVPQFHGKVSLNAWFWSTVFHTRDTDLTEKLDYFCASTVILHSIYLCCVRTVGLQRPAVASAFRALLLLMLTAHVSYLSLVHFDYGYNLAANVAMGLVNAAWWLAWCLRNRRRLPHVRKCMVVVLLLQALSLLELLDFPPLFWVLDAHAIWHISTIPVHVLFFSFLEDDSLYLLKESEAKFKLA; this is encoded by the exons ATGGCCTGGCGGACGGCGCGGCTGATGCTGCTAGCTGGAGCAGCCGCACTAGCAAGCGGTTCACAGGGCGACCGAGAGCCGGTGTACCGTGACTGCTTGCTCCAGTGCGAGGAGCGGAACTGCTCCGGGGGCGCACTGAAGCACTTCCGCTCCCGCCAGCCAATCTACATGAGTCTAGCAG GCTGGACTTGTCGGGACGACTGTAAGTATGAGTGTATGTGGGTCACCGTTGGCCTCTACCTCCAGGAAGGTCACAAAGTGCCTCAGTTCCATGGCAAG GTCTCCCTCAATGCTTGGTTCTGGTCCACGGTCTTCCACACCAGGGACACCGACCTCACAGAG AAACTGGACTACTTCTGTGCCTCCACTGTCATCCTCCACTCAATCTATCTGTGCTGTGTCAG GACCGTGGGGCTGCAGCGCCCAGCCGTGGCCAGTGCCTTCCGGGCCCTCCTGCTGCTCATGCTGACGGCGCACGTCTCCTACCTGAGCCTCGTCCACTTCGACTATGGCTACAACCTGGCGGCCAACGTGGCTATGG GCCTGGTGAACGCAGCCTGGTGGCTGGCCTGGTGCCTGCGGAACCGGCGGCGGCTGCCTCACGTGCGCAAGTGCATGGTCGTGGTCCTGCTGCTGCAGGCGCTGTCCCTGCTCGAGCTGCTCGACTTCCCGCCTCTCTTCTGGGTCCTGGATGCCCACGCCATCTGGCACATCAGCACCATCCCTGTTCACGTGCTCTTCTTCAG CTTTCTGGAAGATGACAGCCTCTATCTGCTGAAGGAATCAGAGGCCAAATTCAAGCTGGCCTGA
- the PGAP3 gene encoding post-GPI attachment to proteins factor 3 isoform X1 — translation MAWRTARLMLLAGAAALASGSQGDREPVYRDCLLQCEERNCSGGALKHFRSRQPIYMSLAGWTCRDDCKYECMWVTVGLYLQEGHKVPQFHGKWPFSRFLCFQEPASAVASFLNGLASLVMLCRYRASVPASSPMYPTCVAFAWVSLNAWFWSTVFHTRDTDLTEKLDYFCASTVILHSIYLCCVRTVGLQRPAVASAFRALLLLMLTAHVSYLSLVHFDYGYNLAANVAMGLVNAAWWLAWCLRNRRRLPHVRKCMVVVLLLQALSLLELLDFPPLFWVLDAHAIWHISTIPVHVLFFSFLEDDSLYLLKESEAKFKLA, via the exons ATGGCCTGGCGGACGGCGCGGCTGATGCTGCTAGCTGGAGCAGCCGCACTAGCAAGCGGTTCACAGGGCGACCGAGAGCCGGTGTACCGTGACTGCTTGCTCCAGTGCGAGGAGCGGAACTGCTCCGGGGGCGCACTGAAGCACTTCCGCTCCCGCCAGCCAATCTACATGAGTCTAGCAG GCTGGACTTGTCGGGACGACTGTAAGTATGAGTGTATGTGGGTCACCGTTGGCCTCTACCTCCAGGAAGGTCACAAAGTGCCTCAGTTCCATGGCAAG TGGCCCTTCTCCCGGTTCCTGTGCTTCCAAGAGCCAGCTTCTGCTGTGGCCTCTTTCCTCAATGGTCTGGCCAGCCTGGTGATGCTCTGTCGCTACCGCGCCTCCGTGCCAGCCTCTTCCCCCATGTACCCCACCTGCGTGGCCTTCGCTTGG GTCTCCCTCAATGCTTGGTTCTGGTCCACGGTCTTCCACACCAGGGACACCGACCTCACAGAG AAACTGGACTACTTCTGTGCCTCCACTGTCATCCTCCACTCAATCTATCTGTGCTGTGTCAG GACCGTGGGGCTGCAGCGCCCAGCCGTGGCCAGTGCCTTCCGGGCCCTCCTGCTGCTCATGCTGACGGCGCACGTCTCCTACCTGAGCCTCGTCCACTTCGACTATGGCTACAACCTGGCGGCCAACGTGGCTATGG GCCTGGTGAACGCAGCCTGGTGGCTGGCCTGGTGCCTGCGGAACCGGCGGCGGCTGCCTCACGTGCGCAAGTGCATGGTCGTGGTCCTGCTGCTGCAGGCGCTGTCCCTGCTCGAGCTGCTCGACTTCCCGCCTCTCTTCTGGGTCCTGGATGCCCACGCCATCTGGCACATCAGCACCATCCCTGTTCACGTGCTCTTCTTCAG CTTTCTGGAAGATGACAGCCTCTATCTGCTGAAGGAATCAGAGGCCAAATTCAAGCTGGCCTGA